The following coding sequences are from one Pseudonocardia sp. HH130630-07 window:
- a CDS encoding IS5 family transposase, translated as MPRTAVLTDVQWARLAPLLPSSEGRRGCPFRDDRRVLEGIIYRYRCGLPWRDVPAEFGPWQTLWKRHRRYSGDGTWDHILAALLVEADAAEVLGWAVSVDSTIIRAHQHAATLKRDTGGRIELHESARRTSRSRAGTVPRRAVDEDPPAR; from the coding sequence GTGCCGCGTACCGCTGTCCTGACTGATGTCCAGTGGGCCCGTCTGGCGCCGCTGTTGCCCTCTTCCGAGGGTCGTCGCGGGTGCCCGTTCCGCGATGACCGCCGGGTGCTCGAGGGGATCATCTACCGGTATCGGTGCGGGCTTCCCTGGCGCGACGTCCCAGCCGAGTTCGGGCCGTGGCAGACGTTGTGGAAGCGGCACCGCCGCTACAGCGGCGACGGCACCTGGGACCACATCCTGGCTGCTCTTCTGGTCGAGGCCGACGCCGCCGAGGTGCTCGGGTGGGCGGTCAGCGTGGACTCCACGATCATCCGTGCCCACCAGCACGCCGCGACCCTCAAGCGCGACACAGGGGGCCGGATCGAACTACACGAATCTGCTCGCCGAACCAGCAGATCACGCGCTGGGACGGTCCCGCGGAGGGCTGTCGACGAAGATCCACCAGCTCGTTGA
- a CDS encoding SRPBCC family protein: protein MTVSTPAETVLGYLADFGHSEVWDPGTKSCTRSDDGGPIGIGATWHKVSLFNGRESELTCTLVDRTGSRLAFVGENPTIMATDELLVEPADDGGSVVTYRTEVRFKGLLKLAALFLRREFERIGDEVERTLPPVLERLGRA from the coding sequence ATGACGGTGTCCACCCCTGCCGAGACGGTTCTCGGCTATCTGGCCGATTTCGGCCACAGTGAGGTGTGGGACCCGGGTACGAAGTCGTGCACGCGGTCCGACGACGGTGGCCCGATCGGGATCGGGGCGACCTGGCACAAGGTGTCGCTGTTCAACGGCCGGGAGTCCGAGCTGACCTGCACGCTGGTGGACCGCACGGGGTCGCGGCTGGCGTTCGTCGGGGAGAACCCGACGATCATGGCGACCGACGAGCTGCTCGTCGAGCCGGCGGACGACGGCGGCTCGGTGGTCACCTACCGCACCGAAGTCCGGTTCAAGGGGCTGCTCAAGCTCGCCGCGTTGTTCCTGCGCCGTGAGTTCGAGCGGATCGGCGACGAGGTGGAGCGGACGCTGCCGCCGGTCCTCGAACGTCTCGGCCGGGCCTAG